The DNA sequence TCTTTCCTCTTTTCTGAACGATTCATTTTCTGCATCTGTGCGCAATCCACGGTCACGTGCTCTGCAGCGCCGTCCCGTGAGTGATGCCGTACGCCGCCGGCCACACCAGGGTCCCGCCCCGCCGGTCGCGCTCCCATCGCCGCGAACGCCACGCATCGCCGTCGTCCCGGCGCCCCTTCGCGGCCGCCGCTCCCCAGGATTCCGCACCGGTGCAGTGGAACCGGGAGCCCCACCATGTCACCGAAACCCCCTGCCGCCGGCGCCACCGCGGTGTCCGGCACCTCCGGCTCCGCAGCGCCCCAGGCCAAGCGCCCGCGCCCCAAGAAGACCCGCTCGGAAGGCCAGTGGGCCAAGGGATACCGCGAACCGCTCAACCCGGTGGAGCGGTTCAAACGCGACGACGCGCCGCTGAACGTACGCGACCGCATCACCGACCTGTACGCCGAACTCGGCCACGGCAGCATCGACGCGAACGACCTGCGCGGGCGCTTCCGCTGGATGGGTCTGTACACCCAGCGCGCCGCCGGCTACGACGGCACCTTCACCGGCGACGATAACGCGGACCTGCTCGAGTCGCAGTACTTCATGATGCGGGTGCGCGCCGACGGCCAGAAGCTCGACCTGGACCGGATGCGCACGATCGCCGGCATCTCGAAGGATTTCGCGCGCGACACGCTCGACATCACCAACCGGCAGAACTTCCAGTACCACTGGATCGAGGTCGAGAGCGTCCCGGAGATCTGGCGGCGCCTCGGCGAGGTCGGCATGCAGACCACCTCGGCGTGCGGCGACTGCCCCCGCGGCATGCTCGGCTCGCCGCTGGCGGGCCTGGCCGTCGACGAGGTGCTCGACGCCAGCCCCGCGCTGGACGAGATCGTCCGCCGCTACATCGGCGACCCCGAGTTCGCGAACCTGCCGCGCAAGTACAAGACCGCGGTCTCGGGCCTGCAGGACCTGCCGCACGAGATCAACGACATCGCGTTCGTCGGCGTGCACCACCCCGAGCACGGGCCGGGCCTGGACCTGTGGGTGGGCGGCGGACTGTCGACGGTGCCGCACTTCGCGCAACGCCTGGGCGCGTGGGTTCCGCTCGACGAGGTGCCCGACGTGTGGGAGGCCGTGACGAAGCTGTTCCGCGACTACGGCTACCGGCGCCTGCGCAGCAAGAACCGGCTGAAGTTCCTGGTCAAGGACTGGGGCCCCGAGAAGATCCGCGAGGTGCTCGAGACCGAGTATCTGCACCGCGAGCTCATCGACGGCCCGGCACCCACGCCGCTGACGAAGGTCCGCGACCACGTGGGCGTGCAGAAGCTCAAGAACGGACTCAACGCGGTGGGCGGCGCGCCGGTGTCCGGCCGCATCTCCGGCACGCAGCTGGCAGAGCTGGCCGACGCCGTCGAACGGGCCGGCGGCACCGAGGTGCGCACCACGCCGTACCAGAAGCTGGTCGCGCTGGACATCGCCGACGACAAGGTCGACCAGCTCGTCGCCGACATGGAGCGTATCGGGCTGCCCACCGACCCTACGCCGTGGCGCCGCAGCATCATGACCTGCACCGGCCTGGAGTACTGCAAGCTGGCCTTCGTCGAGACCCGGCGCCGCGCCATTTCGCTGCTGCCGGAGCTCGAGGAGCGCATGGCCGACCTCAACTCCCAGCTCGACGTCCCGGTGACGGTGCACCTCAACGGCTGCCCCAACTCGTGCGCGCGCATCCAGACCGCGGACATCGGCTTCAAGGGCCAGCTCATCGAGCAGCCCGACGGCACCAAGGCCGAGGGATTCCAGGTGCACCTGGGCGGCAGCCTCGGCGAAGACCTCGGCTTCGGTCGCAAGGTGCGCCAGCACAAGGTGCTCTCGAGCGAACTGGGCGACTACATCGAACGCGTCGTGCGCAACTTCATCGCACA is a window from the Tomitella gaofuii genome containing:
- a CDS encoding nitrite/sulfite reductase: MSPKPPAAGATAVSGTSGSAAPQAKRPRPKKTRSEGQWAKGYREPLNPVERFKRDDAPLNVRDRITDLYAELGHGSIDANDLRGRFRWMGLYTQRAAGYDGTFTGDDNADLLESQYFMMRVRADGQKLDLDRMRTIAGISKDFARDTLDITNRQNFQYHWIEVESVPEIWRRLGEVGMQTTSACGDCPRGMLGSPLAGLAVDEVLDASPALDEIVRRYIGDPEFANLPRKYKTAVSGLQDLPHEINDIAFVGVHHPEHGPGLDLWVGGGLSTVPHFAQRLGAWVPLDEVPDVWEAVTKLFRDYGYRRLRSKNRLKFLVKDWGPEKIREVLETEYLHRELIDGPAPTPLTKVRDHVGVQKLKNGLNAVGGAPVSGRISGTQLAELADAVERAGGTEVRTTPYQKLVALDIADDKVDQLVADMERIGLPTDPTPWRRSIMTCTGLEYCKLAFVETRRRAISLLPELEERMADLNSQLDVPVTVHLNGCPNSCARIQTADIGFKGQLIEQPDGTKAEGFQVHLGGSLGEDLGFGRKVRQHKVLSSELGDYIERVVRNFIAQRAEGERFAQWVARADEEDLR